From the Musa acuminata AAA Group cultivar baxijiao chromosome BXJ1-2, Cavendish_Baxijiao_AAA, whole genome shotgun sequence genome, one window contains:
- the LOC104000250 gene encoding nucleobase-ascorbate transporter 12, translated as MANNGQPPRRPRQGPWPPAPDPTPAPAPLSWAKRTGFKGRVSGESNASNSGQIALPRPKEPGSNLDLEAGSRDNVATPLPPPPGAAAAAVAVNGEPENRAGGGGGGAVPLPADQTARKSRDSDGGNKSAGSGPNGQVVRFDEPSRHRREEETATLPQLEEDEEGFPSRQVHIKYELRDSPGLVPIVFYGFQHYLSIIGSLILIPLVLVPAMGGNYEDTSALVSTVLFVSGVTTLLHTLFGTRLPLIQGPSFVYLAPALAIINSPDFQGLNENNFKHIMKELQGAIIISSAFQAIMGYTGATSLLLRLINPVVVSPTIAAVGLSFFSYGFTQVGNCLEIGMMQILLVIIFSLYLRKIRIFGHRIFLIYAVPLGLGVTWAIAFLLTESGVYNYKGCDINVPASNTLSAYCRKHVPRMKHCRTDTSHAIKSSPWFRLPYPLQWGTPVFGWKMAIVMCVVSIIATVDSVGTYHASSLLVASRPPTAGVLSRGIGMEGISSILAGLWGTGVGSTTLTENVHTIAVTKMGSRRAVELGAVILILLSFVGKVGGFIASIPDVMVAGLLCFMWAMLAALGLSNLRYSETGSSRNSIIVGLSLFFSLSVPAYFQQYGLVPNANSSVPSYFQPYIVALHGPFHTGYKGIDFVLNTLLSFNMVIAFLVAAILDNTVPGSKQERGVYVWSEPEAARREASVTRDYELPFKVGKVFRWVKWVGL; from the exons GGCCCCTGGCCGCCTGCTCCGGACCCTACGCCGGCCCCTGCGCCGCTCTCCTGGGCAAAGAGGACCGGTTTTAAGGGAAGGGTCTCCGGCGAGTCCAACGCCAGTAATTCCGGCCAGATTGCGCTCCCCAGGCCCAAGGAGCCGGGATCCAACCTCGATCTGGAGGCAGGGTCTAGGGACAATGTTGCTACTCCTCTTCCGCCTCCTCCtggcgccgccgccgctgccgtcgCTGTCAATGGGGAGCCGGAGAACAGggcgggaggaggaggtggtggagcagTCCCGTTGCCAGCCGATCAGACGGCGAGGAAGAGCAGGGATTCGGATGGTGGAAACAAGAGTGCAGGTTCTGGACCCAATGGACAGGTGGTCCGGTTTGATGAGCCGTCAAGGCATCGGAGGGAGGAGGAGACGGCCACGCTGCCTCAGCTAGAAGAGGACGAGGAAGGCTTCCCGTCAAGGCAGGTTcatattaagtatgagctgagggATAGTCCGGGTCTTG TGCCGATAGTCTTTTATGGATTCCAGCACTATTTATCAATAATCGGTTCTTTGATTCTGATCCCATTGGTTTTAGTTCCAGCTATGGGCGGCAATTAT GAAGATACTTCTGCGTTGGTGTCGACTGTCTTGTTTGTTTCAGGAGTGACAACATTGTTGCACACACTCTTTGGAACTAGGTTGCCACTCATACAGGGCCCTTCTTTTGTGTATCTGGCTCCAGCACTAGCAATAATAAATTCTCCAGATTTTCAGGGTCTTAATGAGAAt aATTTTAAGCACATAATGAAGGAGCTACAGGGAGCTATAATTATCTCTTCTGCATTTCAAGCAATAATGGGGTATACTGGAGCAACATCATTGCTTTTAAG GTTGATTAATCCAGTTGTTGTATCTCCGACAATTGCAGCTGTTGGactttctttttttagttatggCTTCACTCAAGTAGGAAATTGTCTGGAGATTGGTATGATGCAGATATTGCTGGTTATCATTTTCTCACTT TATCTTCGGAAGATTCGCATATTTGGTCATCGAATATTTTTGATCTATGCG GTCCCTTTGGGTCTGGGAGTTACATGGGCTATCGCATTTCTTCTTACAGAATCTGGAGTGTATAACTATAAAGGTTGTGATATTAATGTACCTGCCTCCAATACTCTATCAGCATACTGCAGAAAGCATGTGCCAAGGATGAAACACTGCCGTACAGATACTTCTCATGCCATAAAATCTTCACCATGGTTTAGACTTCCTTATCCATTGCAATGGGGCACACCTGTTTTCGGTTGGAAAATGGCCATTGTTATGTGTGTAGTATCCATTATTGCAACAGTTGATTCG GTTGGTACATACCATGCTTCATCTTTGTTGGTGGCTTCAAGACCTCCAACAGCTGGAGTTCTTAGCAGGGGTATCGGTATGGAAGGCATCTCCAGCATTCTTGCTGGTCTTTGGGGCACAGGAGTTGGTTCAACAACTCTTACAGAAAATGTTCACACTATTGCTGTAACTAAAATGGGCAGTCGCAGAGCAGTTGAGCTGGGTGCTGTCATTCTGATTCTTCTATCTTTTGTGG GTAAAGTTGGTGGCTTCATTGCTTCTATCCCTGATGTCATGGTTGCTGGACTCTTATGCTTTATGTGGGCCATGCTTGCTGCTTTGGGCTTGTCAAACCTACGGTACAGTGAGACAGGAAGCTCCAGAAATAGTATCATAGTTGGACTCTCTTTGTTTTTCTCCTTATCTGTACCTGCATACTTCCAGCAATATGGACTTGTTCCCAATGCAAATTCATCTGTACCGAGTTACTTCCAACCATATATTGTGGCATTGCATGGGCCTTTTCACACCGGATATAAAGGG ATAGATTTCGTTTTGAACACATTGCTGTCGTTCAACATGGTGATAGCATTTCTTgttgctgcaattcttgataatACTGTTCCTGGTAGTAAACAAGAACGAGGGGTGTATGTTTGGTCTGAACCAGAGGCGGCAAGAAGGGAAGCATCCGTGACAAGAGACTATGAGCTTCCTTTCAAAGTTGGAAAAGTTTTCAGATGGGTCAAATGGGTTGGTCTATGA